Proteins found in one Choristoneura fumiferana chromosome 16, NRCan_CFum_1, whole genome shotgun sequence genomic segment:
- the LOC141436084 gene encoding protein FRG1 homolog, translating to MADEYSAVKRGKLILKGDKPKVKKRKHKKNKDQSEGSKVDEDSIKHGGWWRVEKIEDVVGSISIEFGNNSYISALDNGLFTIGAPHNDGDGPSPEEIFTAFPAGETKFALKSGYGKYLGVSKEGVVIGRSDAVGPMEQWEPVFQEGKTAILSSLNKFISVNPKDDSVVAENTVAGELEFCSIRSNKTKEVNTVVVPDEEQGNLNEVEVNYVRKFQKFQDKKLRLNEDGVSALKKAKVEGNLHETLLDRRSKMKADRYCK from the exons atggcTGATGAATACTCTGCCGTGAAACGTGGAAAGCTTATTCTGAAAGGCGATAAGCCAAA AGTAAAGAAGCGTAAacacaagaaaaataaagaccAGTCCGAGGGTTCCAAAGTCGACGAGGATTCTATTAAGCACGGTGGTTGGTGGAGGGTTGAAAAAATTGAAGATGTTGTGGGTTCTATTTCTATAGAATTTGGGAATAATTCGTACATTTCCGCGCTTGACAATGGTTTGTTTACCATCGGAGCGCCTCACAACGATGGTGATGGGCCGTCGCCAGAGGAAATATTCACTGCCTTCCCTGCAGGAGAGACGAAATTTGCCTTGAAGTCTGGCTATGGAAAATATCTGGGTGTGTCAAAGGAAGGTGTTGTGATCGGTAGGTCTGATGCTGTGGGGCCCATGGAACAGTGGGAGCCTGTATTTCAAGAAG GCAAAACAGCAATACTGAGTTCCCTAAACAAATTTATCTCCGTCAACCCGAAAGATGACTCAGTTGTCGCAGAGAACACAGTCGCAGGAGAACTGGAGTTCTGCAGCATACGAAGCAACAAGACTAAGGAGGTCAACACTGTGGTGGTGCCAGATGAAGAACAGGGCAATTTGAATGAGGTTGAAGTTAACTATGT ACGTAAGTTCCAGAAATTTCAAGACAAGAAACTTAGGCTGAATGAGGATGGAGTCTCAGCACTAAAGAAGGCTAAGGTGGAGGGCAATTTGCATGAAACCCTCCTTGACAGACGGAGCAAAATGAAAGCTGACagatattgtaaataa